A segment of the Aureliella helgolandensis genome:
GCGCTTCGTGCGAGGTAAAGAAATCGACTCGCCCTAATTCCGCGATGGGTTTGGCTGAAATGGCATCGATGAACTTGAGCGCATCACCAAGGGAATTCACGAGCTCGCGATAACGCTCAAACTCAGGTCGATCCTCGACAAAGGTCAATTTCCAATTTTCGGTGTGATGTAGATCCGCAAATCCCCCTTCGCTCAACGCGCGAATGAAGTTCAAGGTCAGTGCCGAGCGCTCGTAGCCGCGAAGCAGCAACTGGGGATCATTACGGCGATGGTCCGTGGAGAATGGAGCGCGGTTGATCAAATCACCGCGGTAGGAAGGGAGCGTTTGACCGTCTCGACTCTCGGTATCGCTCGACCGTGGCTTCGCGTACTGACCGGCAATCCGTCCCAATCGAACAATGCGCTGCCCCGATCCAAAGATCAGCACCAAACTCATTTGCAACAAGACTTTGAGCTTGCTGGCAATCGACTCTGACTGGCAATCATCGAGCGACTCGGCGCAATCTCCCCCCTGCAGCAACCAAGCTTCGCCAGCCTGCGCTTTGGCCAATTGCTGTTTGAGGCTGTCGACCTCCCAGCTCGTTACCAAGGGAGGAAGCAGACGCAACGCCGCCAACACTTCATTCAGCTCTTGAGGGTCGAGATAGCTGGGCTGTTGGCTGGCGGGGCGAGACTTCCAAGAGTCAATATTCCAATTGGCAGGCATGAATTGAGCAATCTGAGCTAAATTAATTGAGTTCTAGAGTGGGTTGTCACTTGCACCCAGGGGAAGGGGCACTTCGTTGCCGCAGGGCACTAAGTTAGTCGGCGACTTGTTTTTTGGCTAGCGAAACAGGCTGTCAGGATCGAAAAGCAGCTGGGATTGTTCACTTCGCCGCCACCACGCAGACCGAAGGGTATGATTATACTGTCGCGGGTTTAAATCCGAACCTGCCAATATTCCCACCAATCCGCCGGGCGTCTCCCACGGGTTGTTGCGAACTAGCTAGGACATCAGGAGCATTTGAGATGATTCTTAATCGTCGTTTAATAAGTTGTTTGATCATTGGAGTACTCGTATTGTCGTCTCCCATGGCTGGCGCCGCTGAGCGATTAACCCCTGAGAAAATGTGGGATTTGGCTCGGATTGGTGATGCTGCCGTCTCGCCCGACGGACAGACGTTGGCCTACCTGGTGACGCGCTACGATCTGGAGGAGAACGCGGGAACCGCCAGTTTGGTGCTACAGACGTTAGAGACTGGAGCATCCTCCCAAGCCTCTCAAGTGGCCCGTGCTTTTGAAACCCAGCTCCGCGCGCCGGAGGGACGCACCGTATTGAAGGATATCAAGGGCCTGAGCTCTCTAGGCTGGCTCAATCACCCTGGCGGTGCCAAATTGATCTATATCGCTCCCACCGAGGGGGAAGAGGGGAAGCCTCAAGCTTGGCTACTCGATCCCCAAGGCGGAGAGCCTCAGCAGTTAACCGAGCTGGAAGCGGGCATTGGCAACCTAAAAGCATCACCAGCGGGCAACGCCATCGCCTTTACCGCTGACGTCAAAATGGATAAGTCGGTGAAGGAGATCTATGCCGATCTCCCCAAAGCGGACGCCCGCATCATCGATGCGCTCCTCTACCGTCACTGGAATGAGTGGCACGATTATGCTTACAGCCATGTCCATGTGATGCCGATTGACGCGGAGCTCAAGCCGGGCAAAGTCGTCGACCTCATGGTTTCACTCAAGGCGGATTGCCCAGTGCCTCCGTTTGGCGGCGCGGAGCAGTTCGAATTCTCGCCCGATGGGCTGGAGCTGGCTCTAACTCTGAAGCTGGTCAACAATCCTGCGGAGAGTACCGATACCGGTGTCTACTTGACGAGTATCGAGGGGGGAGCGTTAAAGAACATTACCCCAGGCATGCCTGGGTACGATATGGAGCCTCGCTATTCGCCCGACGGACGCTACTTGGCATTTCACTCCATGGAACGCCCCGGTTTCGAATCGGATCGCAATCGCATCATGCTCTACGACCGTCAAGCCAACTCCTTGCGTGAATTGACGGTTGCCCTCGACCAAACCGCGCACAACGCAACCTGGACTTCGGATAGTCAGAGCCTCTATTTTTATAGTGAGACGCGTGGTACCACCCAAGTCTTTCAAATCGACGTCGCCACGTCGAGCGTCAAGCAGATTTCAGAGGGGCGATTTGACTTTGCGTTGGTCGCTTCAATTCCCGGCACTCCCCGGGTGATTGTCCGCCAGCAGAGCATGTTGCGCCCGGTCGAATTGGCGATGATTGACAGCACGACGCGCGCGGTGACGACTATTACGGATGTGAATGGAGCGATCTACGCCAACCTTGAACTGCCAAAAGTGGAAGAGCGATTTTTCACGGCGACCGATGGCAAGCAGATTCAGAACTGGGTCATTTTGCCGCCGGAGTACGACCCCGCCTCGGATAAGCAATGGCCCATGCTAACCTACTGCCAAGGTGGTCCCCAAGGACAGATTGGGCAGTGGTTTTCCTACCGTTGGAATTTTCACATGATGGCTTCCAAGGGCTACGTCGTACTTGCCGTGAACCGTCGCGGTCTGCCTGGTTTCGGACGTGAATGGAACGATCAGATTAGTGGTGACTGGGGGGGGCAAGCCATGCAGGATATCTTGGCTTCCACGGACGGCATGTTGGCCGATCCCAAAATCGACCGACAACGGGTCGCCGCGATCGGGGCAAGTTTTGGTGGATACACCGTCTACTGGCTCATGGGACACGCCGAGAGTCGCTTCAGTGCCATGATTGCACACTGTGGAGTTTACAACCTGGAATCGATGTACGGATCGACCGAAGAGCTGTTCTTCGTCAACTGGGATCTGGGCGGCCCTTACTGGCAAAGCCAAGAAATTGCTCAGAAGTACGCCGATTTCTCCCCTCACAAGTTTGCGGGCAATTGGAAGACGCCCCTGCTGGTCATCCACGGAGAAAAAGATTTCCGCGTTCCGGTAACCCAAGGAATGGAAGCCTTTACCGCCGCTCAGGTCCAGGGCGTTCCCAGCCGTTTCCTCTATTTCCCCGAGGAAGGGCACTGGGTCATGTCGCCGCAAAATGGAGTGGTGTGGGGCCGCGTCTTCTTCGACTGGCTAGATCGCTATTGCAAGCAGCCTTAACAGGCGAGCGCCCTGCCTAAAAGTAGCCCGCCCCGCCACGCATCGAAATCGTAACCCGCTGCGTGAGCAAGGACGAGTGGTCACCGCTACAGGACAGCCAGGGGCCCTACCTCCGCACCAATTCGAAGATTCATCCAACATCTTCAGCCGCGCGAACGAGGCGCGAGTTTCTACTACGACTGTGCGATTCGTCGCGTGGCTTTTATCCTGCAACTGAAAGTGCATCACCATCACCCGGCACGCATCGAAATCGTAACCCGCTGCGTGAGCAAGGACGAGTGGTCACCGCTACAGGACAGCCAGGGGCCCTACCTCCGCACCAATTCGAAGATTCATCCAACATCTTCAGCCGCGCGAACGAGGCGCGAGTTTCTACTACGACTGTGCGATTCGTCGCGTGGCTTTTATCCTGCAACTGAAAGTGCATCACCATCACCCGGCACGCATCGAAATCGTAACCCGCTGCGTGAGCAAGGACGAGTGGTCACCGCTACAGGACAGCCAGGGGCACTACCTCTGCACCAAACCGAAGATTCATCCAACATCTTCAGCCGCGCGAACGAGGCGCGAGTTTCTACTACGACTGCGCGATTCGTCGCGTGGCTTTTATCCTGCAACTGAAAGTGCATCACCATCACCTGCCACGCATCGAAACCGTAACCCGCTGCGTGAGCAAGGACGAGCGGTCACCGCTACAGGACAGCCAGGGGCACTACCTCCGCACCAATTCGAAGATTCATCCAACATCTTCAGCCGCGCGAACAAGGCGCGAGTTTCTACTACGACTGCGCGATTCGTCGCGTGGCTTTTATCCTGCAACTGAAAGTGCATCACCATCACCTGCCACGCATCGAAACCGTAACCCGCTGCGTGAGCAAGGACGAGTGGTCACCGCTACAGGACAGCCAGGGGCACTACCTCTGCACCAAACCGAAGATTCATCCAACATCTTCAGCCGCGCGAACGAGGCGCGAGTTTCTACTACGACTGCGCGATTCGTCGCGTGGCTTTTATCCTGCAACTGAAAGTGCATCACCATCACCTGCCACGCATCGAAACCGTAACCCGCTGCGTGAGCAAGGACGAGTGGTCACCGCTACAGGACAGCCAGGGGCACTACCTCCGCACCAATTCGAAGATTCATCCAACATCCTCAGCCGCGCGAACGAGGCCCGAGTTTCTACTACGACTGCGCGATTCGTCGACGACGCTTCTCAGCGGTCTATTGCTTCATTGCGCTTCGAGTTGGCTGGATTGGCTTGGTCCCTGCTTCTCCTCGCCAGCCGACTCTGCCTCGAGTGTTGACAGCATGCCTGAGATTCGGCGGTGCCATGCACAGCCTGTTGCTGCCCCTGCGAAGATTTGCTGTGAGGCAACGTTAGGTCACGGGCGTCAGATTTCTCGTTTGCCGTTCTCCCAGAAATCGAAGTTGTTCGTACAGGACTTCGATTTTCGTAGACCGATACCCGGCTTTGAGCGCGGCCCGGATCGGATTGCCAAAAATTGCTTCGACCTCGATCGGGCGGCCAGCCCGATAGTCCAAGAGCATACTGCTATCGTAGGGGACCATCTTTCGAGTGTCTCCCAGCATTTTTTGGATGTGCTCGTCCTCCACGGCAGACCCGCAGGCGGCAGCAGCTCCTTGGACATCGCGCATCAGCGATTCCGTCAACGCACTTGCCGCTGGAGAATCCATGATCGCTCTTGTGTCCGCTTGCAAGATCACGCTCAACCCGTTGTAGGGAATGTTCCATACCAACTTTCGCCACCGCACCGTCTGCAGATCCTCGGCCGGCTGCATGTCGATCCCTGCTTGCCGAAATTCGTCCGCCAGCTGTTGCATGCGAGGGGTGATGCTGCCCGCCAACTTGGGCGAATACTCACCGAAAGCGATCCGCCCATAGTCGATGTGTCGAATATGCCCCGGACCTATCTTATTGCTACACAGGAAGCAGCAGCCTCCCAGGACGTTTTCCGCCCCGACTATGCGAGCGGCATCCTCCTCGATCTGGTAGCCGTTTTGTAGAACCAGCACAAGCGTTCGCGGTCCACAGACCGCGGCCAATGCCTCTGGCAATGCATCGTTGGCGGTTGTCTTCCAGCAGACAATTGCCACATCTACTTTGGGCATATCCGCGGGGGACTGATAGACCTGAGGGGACGTGAGCAGGAAATCCCCCCCAATAGACTCCACCCGCAATCCTGCCGACTTTACCTGCTGAAAATCGCTCCGGAGCAGAAAATGAACATCTCCCACTCCAGAATTTGCAAGCATTCCACCGTAGAGCCCACCAAGGGCTCCCGTACCGAGGATGGCATAGCTAGTTTTCCGACTCATTAGCGGGAACACCCTGGCAAAATTGAAAAAAGAAGATGGGGAAGTTCGCTCTTGGGGTGGCAAGCATCGCATGCTCGGGCCGGACAAAATCCTGCGGGCCGCATAGGATCCACGCGATGCTCCCCAGCGTGGGGTTAGAAGAGTTATTTTAGTGGAAAACTGGCGGGATTTTTACATCTACCGGCACCTCGACAGAACTAAATTACGAGTGCTCGAGTCTTGAAAAGTAAGTTTGTAGAAAATAGAAGCGAAATGCGAGCGAAAACGCATTGCAGCAAACTCGGTCATCCGCTAAATTTCTTCTCGTTCGGGGTGTGGCGCAGCCTGGCTAGCGCATCTGGTTTGGGACCAGAGGGTCGTAGGTTCGAATCCTATCACCCCGACTTTAGGATCACAACAGCCCGTCGCATTGATTTGCGACGGGCTATTTTTTGCTGAATAGCAATTTCAAATGGCTGCCTGGACGATGCCTCATGGTCAATGGAACGTGCGGCATTTCTTTATTCGGCTGAACACCGAACACAAAGCCTGACCCCGGCGCAGCCTTGCCGCTGACCCCGGCGCAGCCTTGCCGGCACTAGTTTGTCAGACGAGCCCAGGATTGTAATTCGATGCAGGAAGGCAATGTCGACTAATCATTGGGACCGCCCGAACGACTAAAAAGCTTGACCAATGTGTTGAAGTCAGTAGATTCGGAAAGGAATTTGACTGAACCATCCGCCATTGCGACGTTGGCACCACCGGAATGAAGCGAATAGATGCCGGTCGAGTTCGACTGATTCACACCAACTTGGTGATGACTCATCGACCACGCGAAGGTGTTACTTGCGTTCCAGCCGGGTTGACCGGGGTAGTCTGCGTTCGGATTGTACGGAGTGACGTGCGGTTTGCCACGTAGTAGGTCAATCGGCTTCCCACCACGCTCAACCACCGCGATCGTATTCGACAAACCATCGGTAATGTCGCTGAATTTTCCCGCTCGATAGCGTTTCAATTGTGTACCAGCGATTGTTCCGTTGCCGAAATCTGGCCATCCCCATACACCCCAGCGAAAGAAAACGGTTTCGAATCCGTTGCTTCCACTGGGGAGTGGGTTGGGCACCAAGACTTGAATCCCCGCCATCGCATCGTAATCGCTTCGAGCCGCAAAGTACGTTGTTGCAACAGGGGCGGGCGGTAGTCCAACTGGTGGCGATGCATGCGATCGCCCCGAACCCATGTTTTGTCGAGGATCGGGGCCCGACGGACAGACCAAAACCGGAACAACTGATTGAGCAATGGGTGCGTTGATTGCATCAGTTGCAAACGCCGACCAGTCAAGTGAATCTCGAAGCTTCGTCTGTTCCAAGTACGGAAGAAGCTCGACACGCCACGAATGCATATGAAAGAGATCCCACTCCTGAAGCGGATACTTTAGCGAAGTGCCGTTGTAAAGCGACGGAAGCGAACCCCGAGAAGCTTCGAAGGAATGAACCGCCTGCAATACCTGACGCTGATTGCTCTGACACTGCATTCGACGCGCAGACTCGCGAGCAGATTGCACTGCGACAAGGGTGAGCGCCAGCAGAATCCCGATGATTGCAATAACAACCACTAACTCCAACAGCGTGAATCCATTATGCCGACGCCTGCGGGGCTGGTCGTGAGAACAAAAGCCGTGCTGGTTCATAAATCACCGGTTTTGCTGAAACTTCTGATTTGTCGATCGCTTAGAATGGGCACGTGTACTGCTGACATAGTACACCAGGTCATCGCGACCATCAAGTAGTGATAGCTCACATCCAGCCGAGGAGCCGAGTACCATGATTACTTCTTTCCTGATAACCCGTACTGACCGATCGAACGTCAGGGACAGCGAACACAAAGAATCGACTTCGCGTCACCACGGCTTGTTAGAGCTTTCGGAAATCGGCATTTGCTAGCATTCGGCTGGAGCGGACTGCAAGCACTGTCCGCGCTCGTTCTCTGCGTCTCCCCGACTCCCGCGACTCTGCGTTAACTTTCCTGGGAGCATTCTCGTGCCATCCAACAACACGTCGCTAACAGAGCCGGTAAAACTATCGCCTACAAATGGATGCGTGGCACCAATTGCGTTCCCCAATTGCGTTCCTTCATATTGAAGAAAGTGGACAATAGAAACTGACCAACCATCTTGGAAGAGGAGTGAGCGATGCGTTCGCGTACCGGCATGTTACTGATGTTCGTTTTGTGTCTTGGCTGCAACCGTGCCGAGGAAGCTCGTCGCAAAGCCACCCAGCATAATCTTAAACAAATCGAACTTGCTCTAAAGAATTACCACGAAACGCACGAGTCGCCTGACTCGGAGTTGTCGCACGTTATCGCCGCCGAAACCGAATACTACACGACCAGCCCACAACAGGGCCGACCACCAGATGGAAAGTTTCCGGCAGGCACGAAGGTCAGCATCGTCGAGGAGGCAGGCAGTTATGTGTTGGTGAAATCAGAGGACGGTGTCGAGGCGTATGTCGGTGCGGGTGCGGTCAAGCCCCAGGGAAACTTAGGCATGCCTGAAATCATTGATGGCAGCTGCTGAACTTGCTCGACTGAACTTTGCCCAGTCCGCAACGCCATGATCACCACCCAGTGGAAGGACGTAATCCCTTAAGATGATTTCCAGGATCGGCTTGAGGTTCATGGTTTCTTCATCGTTGACGCATTGACACACTTTGGCCATCGCCAGATATCGATCAGTGGGAATCTGTGGCCTCGATCGCAACGGGTTCTGGGCTGATGCGCCTACGAAGATCTCTTGCAAGTTGATTGACTTCGTCGCCGGCGATTATGGAGACATGGTCGGCGTCGATGTCGATCACCTCAATCGGGCGACCCATGAGCTTGCCCCAGCCTAAGTCCGACCGGGAATCGGTATCAAGCGTGTAGCTGCGTCCGTTTGGATCCAACGCTCGGTACGGACCAACCCGACGGGGACAGTGAATGACGCTTTTGCACGACCCGGATGCCAGCTGGCGAATGTGGCCGGGAACGCTAGCAAAGCACTTCTGCTAGCGGGCGGATTCCTCCCCACAGAAGTAGCATGCACTGTCCCCGCGTCGGTCTTACTCATTTGCGTTCGATCTTCTTTTCATAAAGTACGAAGTTGATCTGCGTGGCAGAGAGAATTGCGTCCTCTGGCACGGCGACAAAGGTGAACATATCGCTGTCGCAGGCAATCAACTGGCCTTGTGCATCCAGAAGCACGACGTGACCTTTCGGCCAGACAGTTTTGGTTCGTTTGATTCGTTCAAAATCGCTGTCCAGCTCCCATCCGCTGTACTGTTTGTGGACATTACCTTCTCCGTTGCTCTTCGATAGGTCGCGTTTGCGCACATCGATAGAAAATTGATACGGTTCGACACTCTCGAACTTTAGATACGTGTTGCGATCCTTGCCGACTTGATCCACAAAGGCGACTTTCGTCTGAAACCGAACCACCGAGTCCGCGCCTTCGGCAGTCACCACTGGCTGGACTTCGTCCAATTTTGCGACAACTTTGCTTGATCGACCGACCATCGTGGCCGCACGTTCCGGTGAAATGGGCAAGGTTCCGATCGGCTGAGTCGACTCGTAGACGACAATCTTGAAGTGGGTTGCGGTTAGCAATCTCTCTTTCGGACCATCGATCACGAGACTAGCAAGCTGCATCGGCCGCTCGGAAGGTTCGACGTCGAGCGTTTGGTGACAGACGCCGACAACATGACCCTCTTGATTGAAAAAGGCTGCGTAATAAGCGACGTACAACGTTGAGTCCGTCTCATTGGTAATGTCGGCCAGCGGATTGATGGCCCAGTCGTCTTTCATAAAAGGTTTACAAGTGATCCGAACGCGGTAGTGCGTTCGTCCCTTGAATTCAAATTCAAACGGCTTGGTGAAATCATGAACGGCAGGATCGAACTTGCCTTCGGCTCGCAGGACCAGTGTCGAACCGCTGTCAGCATCCGGGAGCGTCAGCTTGACATCGCTCGGCAAGTCTTCGTATGCAGCGGCGGTCGCATTGTCCGGTGAAGGCACGACAGCGACGGCATCGTCGGGCTGGCGGCATCCACCGAACAGTAGGATGCCCAAAAGCAGAATGCAAATTTTGATTGAAGGATTCGCGTTCATCAGGTCACTTCCAAGGGATCGCTTGAGTCAAAAACGACAGGCGGTTGTTTTCGTTACGGTCCGCAGCATTGAACCGACGGGGACCGTGCTTGACATTGTAGCGCAATCCGGATGCTAGCTGGCGAGTGGAGCCGGGAACGCTAGCAAACCACTTCTCCTACCAGGCGGATTCCTCCCCACCGAAGTAGCATGCACTGTCCCCGCGTCGGTCCCTGTCCCCGCGACGGTCCCCGCGACGGTCCGTCCTCGCGTCGGTCCGTCCTCAAAGCCAAACCGTATTCGAAGTTTTAGACACCGTCAAAATGTTTCTGCACCCACTCGCCGACCAGCGACGTGCGATCAATCAATTGGGAATTTCGAATACGCTGAAGGCGTTAAACAACCGAGCCCAGAGTAAGCGATTCGAACGTCAGCCGTTAACGCTTCAATCGTAGGGATCCGCATGCTACAATAGTTGTTGGCTCACACCAACATCGGGGCGTGGCTCAGCTTGGTAGAGCGTCTCCGTTCGGGGCGCGGAGGTCGCAAGTTCAACTCTTGTCGCCCCGACTTTCAATTAAAAAACAGCTCGTCGCATTCAATTGCGGCGAGCTGTTTTTCGTTCCATCGCAACGGTTTTGGGGTTGATTTGCATTTTGGGGATTCAAGTCAAATGTGCAGCCGGACTTAGCGCGGCGCGGCTGTTGTCGGCAAAGGGCTGCAATTCATACAGCAGGCTAGTCAACAGCGGATCAGATCGGAGCTGTCCGGCGGCGCCTCAAGAAATCCAGGAGTACAGGATTGGGCGAAAAAATTTG
Coding sequences within it:
- a CDS encoding S9 family peptidase gives rise to the protein MILNRRLISCLIIGVLVLSSPMAGAAERLTPEKMWDLARIGDAAVSPDGQTLAYLVTRYDLEENAGTASLVLQTLETGASSQASQVARAFETQLRAPEGRTVLKDIKGLSSLGWLNHPGGAKLIYIAPTEGEEGKPQAWLLDPQGGEPQQLTELEAGIGNLKASPAGNAIAFTADVKMDKSVKEIYADLPKADARIIDALLYRHWNEWHDYAYSHVHVMPIDAELKPGKVVDLMVSLKADCPVPPFGGAEQFEFSPDGLELALTLKLVNNPAESTDTGVYLTSIEGGALKNITPGMPGYDMEPRYSPDGRYLAFHSMERPGFESDRNRIMLYDRQANSLRELTVALDQTAHNATWTSDSQSLYFYSETRGTTQVFQIDVATSSVKQISEGRFDFALVASIPGTPRVIVRQQSMLRPVELAMIDSTTRAVTTITDVNGAIYANLELPKVEERFFTATDGKQIQNWVILPPEYDPASDKQWPMLTYCQGGPQGQIGQWFSYRWNFHMMASKGYVVLAVNRRGLPGFGREWNDQISGDWGGQAMQDILASTDGMLADPKIDRQRVAAIGASFGGYTVYWLMGHAESRFSAMIAHCGVYNLESMYGSTEELFFVNWDLGGPYWQSQEIAQKYADFSPHKFAGNWKTPLLVIHGEKDFRVPVTQGMEAFTAAQVQGVPSRFLYFPEEGHWVMSPQNGVVWGRVFFDWLDRYCKQP
- a CDS encoding DUF1559 domain-containing protein, translated to MNQHGFCSHDQPRRRRHNGFTLLELVVVIAIIGILLALTLVAVQSARESARRMQCQSNQRQVLQAVHSFEASRGSLPSLYNGTSLKYPLQEWDLFHMHSWRVELLPYLEQTKLRDSLDWSAFATDAINAPIAQSVVPVLVCPSGPDPRQNMGSGRSHASPPVGLPPAPVATTYFAARSDYDAMAGIQVLVPNPLPSGSNGFETVFFRWGVWGWPDFGNGTIAGTQLKRYRAGKFSDITDGLSNTIAVVERGGKPIDLLRGKPHVTPYNPNADYPGQPGWNASNTFAWSMSHHQVGVNQSNSTGIYSLHSGGANVAMADGSVKFLSESTDFNTLVKLFSRSGGPND
- a CDS encoding class II 3-deoxy-7-phosphoheptulonate synthase codes for the protein MPANWNIDSWKSRPASQQPSYLDPQELNEVLAALRLLPPLVTSWEVDSLKQQLAKAQAGEAWLLQGGDCAESLDDCQSESIASKLKVLLQMSLVLIFGSGQRIVRLGRIAGQYAKPRSSDTESRDGQTLPSYRGDLINRAPFSTDHRRNDPQLLLRGYERSALTLNFIRALSEGGFADLHHTENWKLTFVEDRPEFERYRELVNSLGDALKFIDAISAKPIAELGRVDFFTSHEALHLDYEQSLTRESVRGTGWYNLGTHFPWIGERTRSITGAHVEMLRGIRNPIGIKIGPTAKPEEVVDLVRLLNPENEPGRVTLIHRVGQGKVETILPALIEAIQDCRSQVLWVCDPMHGNTVSTTSGQKTRRFDDVLAELRSAFAVHRSCGSRLGGVHLELTGEDVTECVGGSSGLTEDDLHTAYNTHCDPRLNYEQAMEIAFSIANEIKPF
- a CDS encoding putative 2-dehydropantoate 2-reductase is translated as MSRKTSYAILGTGALGGLYGGMLANSGVGDVHFLLRSDFQQVKSAGLRVESIGGDFLLTSPQVYQSPADMPKVDVAIVCWKTTANDALPEALAAVCGPRTLVLVLQNGYQIEEDAARIVGAENVLGGCCFLCSNKIGPGHIRHIDYGRIAFGEYSPKLAGSITPRMQQLADEFRQAGIDMQPAEDLQTVRWRKLVWNIPYNGLSVILQADTRAIMDSPAASALTESLMRDVQGAAAACGSAVEDEHIQKMLGDTRKMVPYDSSMLLDYRAGRPIEVEAIFGNPIRAALKAGYRSTKIEVLYEQLRFLGERQTRNLTPVT
- a CDS encoding DUF1559 family PulG-like putative transporter, whose amino-acid sequence is MRSRTGMLLMFVLCLGCNRAEEARRKATQHNLKQIELALKNYHETHESPDSELSHVIAAETEYYTTSPQQGRPPDGKFPAGTKVSIVEEAGSYVLVKSEDGVEAYVGAGAVKPQGNLGMPEIIDGSC